The region CGCCACCAGCATTGTCGAAATACCCAAACAGTCGATGCTGACCGTCCGCGACATGGGCAAGGCCGGGTATGTGGTCGGCCCGCTCAAGGGGATCGGCATGACGCTCTACCGGGGCTTCATCGGCGTGGCGGAGGCGGTGTTCTTCCTCGTCCCCCAGCCCGGGTACTACGATCCCATGATCGACCCGGCCTACGTGTGGGAAGGGTGGGACCCCAAGCGGGATACGTCGGCGATTGCCTCCCAAAGCGGCCAGGAGCCTTCCCAACAGGAGGCGCACTAGCATGGGGCAGCTTCGTTCTCTGGTGGCGACGGCCCTCCTTCTGGCGGCAAGCCTCTGTGTGCAGCCGGCCCAGGCTACGGACCAGTTTAAAACGGTGGAGACCTCGACCCCCCAGGAGGTGGTGGGGGGCATGTCCGTCAAGATGGTCCGCGGGGTGGCCAATGCTACGCTGGGATGGTGGGAGTTGCCGAAGCAGGTCTATCAGACCTTTCACGAGGAAGGGGTTGGGATGGGGCTCACCGTCGGCCCGCTCAAGGGGCTCGGCATGACGCTGGTCAGGACGTTGAGCGGCGTGGGCGAGGTACTTACCTTTCCTTTCCCCTACCCCGGTTTTTACGCCCCTTATTTCGAACCGGAATTCGTCTGGCAGAAGGAACGGAAATAGACGGCCGCCGCCCCGGGGAAACGGCCCGGGACGGCATCGTCCCTCACTGTGCCAGTCTCTGATGCAGGTAGCGCTCGAATTCCACCTTAAACTCGCTCCGTTTCAGGGCCATGTCCACCGTGGCCTTGAGGAAGCCCAGCTTGTCGCCGCAGTCGTGGCGCAATCCCTCGAAAAGACAGCCGTAGACCGCCTCTTCCTTTGAAAGTTTGAGGATGGCGTCGGTAAGCTGGATCTCCCCCCCCTTCCCCGGTTCCTGCTGCTCCAGAATCTTGAAGATCCGCGGCGTCAGGACGTAGCGGCCGATGATGGCCATGTCCGAAGGCGCTTCCTCCTGCCGGGGCTTCTCCACCATGTCCTCGACCTGGAAGACGTGCTCGGAGAGCCGGTTCGCCTTTACGCAGCCGTAGGAGGAAATGTTCTCCATGGGGACCTTCTCCAGCGCCAGCACCGAGCCGGCGCGCTCTTCGAAAACATCCAGCAGTTGCCGCAAGCAGGGGCGTTCGCTGTCGATGATGTCGTCGCCCAGAAGGACGGCAAAAGGCTCGTTGCCCACAAAATCCTTGGCGCAGAGGATGGCGTGCCCCAGGCCGAGCGCCTTCTTTTGGCGGACATAAAAGATATCGAGCATTTCCGCGATTTCGCGGATGGCCTTCAGGGTCTTCTGTTTCCCCTTTTCCTCCAGGTGCCATTCCAGTTCGATGGAGATGTCGAAATGGTCCTCAATGGCCCGCTTGCCCCTGCCGGTGACGAACAGGATCTGCTCGATACCCGAGGCAACCGCCTCCTCGACCACGTACTGCACCAGCGGCTTGTCGATCAGCGGCAGCATTTCCTTTGGTGAGGACTTGGTGGCCGGTAGAAACCTGGTGCCGAGTCCGGCAACCGGAAATACCGCTTTCTTGACTTTCATGTGAGCCCCCCTCGATCATGCCCCGCGCGCTTGGTTCGTAAGCCGTCCGTACCGGCTCTTCCGTCCGTCGCCATGGTTGCGGCCCCTGGATGCGGCCCTGCTGCACCTCGCGTCGCCGCACCCCGGCCCCAGCCTAAGGCGGCTCGGGATTACTTCCCACGACCAACCGCACGGGCACCTGTTCTGTATTCGGCTGGCCGCTGCTCCCCGCCCGGTACAATCCGGCCGTGTGCAGCAAGCCCTGCCCGTTCCAGGTTGTCAAAGCCCGTGTATACTACGTGCCAACCCATGGATTTGTAAAGAAAGATTCGAGGGTTGCCCGAATGCGCCCGTGGTGGCCAAAAAAAATCCCCCAAAAGGGGGATTTTCAAAGTGGATTGGGGGGAATCAGTGCCCCCCGCAACAGCCGCCGCCCGCACAGGCCGCCGGTTTAGGGGCATCCGTCTTTGGGCAGTATCCCTGATCGAACCAGCCGCCCCCTTTCAGGCTGAAACTGGTGGCGGATATCATTTTTTCCACGGCCCCGCCGCACTTGGGGCATTCGCTGGCCGGCGGATCGGAAAATTTCTGGCGGAGCTCGAACTGATGGTTGCAAGCGGAACAACAATACTCGTAGACAGGCATACTCTTTATTCCAACCTCCTTGGCTGATCGGTTTTTCCTTGGTGCACAAAATATAGTAATAACTATGCGGCCTGTTTGTCAATGTCGATGCTTGACTTTTGCAATATGTCTAGTATGTCTTTTGTATACGACAGAAGGCCCACCCTTGCAGCGCTGGCCCCCTCTACGGTGAAGCGTGGAGGGGGCTTCGGCCAGTTGGCGGTGCCGGTTTGGTCAAATCGCGGAGAGCCGCCCCCGAGGGTTCAGATCATTGCCGGCCGTTGCCGTACAACAACTCCCTATCCTGCTATTTTTTCGTCACTTTTATAAAACATAATTCTTATCAGCAAGTTACAAACGCTATTGGCCTGTATCGTGCATTCATTAACAGGTCCGTATACGCGTGAGCCCTTGTGTTTGCGCCACTGGAAGCGGATGACGCGACGTAACGGCCACTAATTAGTATGTTTTTTGGTAGTTCCCTGTCGTTGGGGCAGGCCAATGCGCCAGAAATAAGTCGCACCATGATCCGGTTATCTCGCGGAGCGAGGCGTGATTTAACAACCTTGCCGGCAGGTTTGTGAGGCGCAACAAAGTTCCCGATGGTTGTCCGGCCCGGCCGTGACGTGGTTTATGTTTTCGATTTCATGCTGTTATGCGATTGCCGCTTTGCGCCGGATGGTAATGAGCACATGCCCAAAGGCGGGTGTTGGCCGCTATTTCACGGCAAAGTCGGTGCATCTGTGTTGTGTTTTGGCAATGTTCCCGTTGACCAGATTTTAGAGGAAAGAAAGGTGGTGAAGAGAAGCAAGACCTTGCTTGGTTGTATTGAGTTGGAGATTACATGAAAGGAGGTTTCTGATGACATGTAAAAGATTTTTCTGCCTGTTGGCCTGTGCAACGGTTGTGTTGGCATCGACTGCTGCCTGGTCGGCGGAGATCCACGGCAGAAGCTCGACCCAGTTTGGCTGGTTCAACGACATCTACACCGGCAACAAACAGGCCGAATTCGGAGAGTATCTCAACCTGTCGATCACCAAGATCGACAAGGAAGGCAAGCTGACATTTCAGGGCTATGGCCGTGTCACCGAAGACATCCGCACCGGCGAGGGCGTCAATGGCCGTCTCTATTACCTGTACGGCGACTACAGCAACCTGTTCGACAAGGTCGATATCCGCCTCGGCCGCCAGTTCGTCAACTATGCGGCCGGTACGGCCCTGATCGACGGCGGCAAGATCGACCTGAAGAACGTCGGCCCGTTCGCTTTCTCGGTGATGGGGGGGCGTAACGTCTTCTTTGACCTGAACGGCGAGGCTACCCGCTCCCGGGACTTTGCCCTCGGCGCAGCCGCCTACCTGACCGGGTTCAAGAATTTCGACCTTGAGGCGAGCTACTTCATGAAGCTGGACAACGACGGCATTGCCCGCGACCAGGTTGGCGGCGCCCTCAAGTGGTACCTGCTCGACGCGGTCAAACTCTACGGCAACACCCGTTTCGACATCCCGAGCGAGACCTTCAGCGAAGTCCTGGCAGGCATCAAGTACTTCCCCACTGCCAATCTGGTCCTGACCGGTGAATGGTACCAGAGCTATCCGGTCTTCGACTCCACGTCGATTTTCTCGGTATTTGCCGTGGACCGTTACCAGGAATTCATAGGCCGGGTGGACTACACCATCAACGACATGCTGTCGGTCAACGCCGGCTACAACAAGGAGTTCTACGGCGACAGCGGCGATGCTGCCGATGTCGTGGAAGTGGGGTGCCGCATCCGGCCGATCGACAAGGTCGAGTTGCGTCTGAACTACGACCACCGCAACGGCTACGGCGGCAACCTGAACGGCGGCACCGCCGACCTGACCTTCACGCCGGTCAAGCCGCTGGAGTTGAACGCCGGCATCGACTTCGACGTGTACGAGCGCGACCGGGTCACCGGCGAGGAAACTGCCCGCAAATACTGGCTGGGCGGCAAATACAAGCTGGCCAAGAACATGTCCGCGTCCGTCCGGGTTGAAGACAACGTCAATGCCCGCTACAAAAGCGACTGGCAAGGTCGTGCCGTCTTCAACTACGACTTTTAGAAAGGAGGGACCTACGTGAAGAGAATTGTATTAATCCTGGCACTTCTCGGTTTCGGCCTGGTTTGTCTGCAGCAGCGGTCGTACGCCGACAAGAAGATGTCTCACACGGAATACGCCAAGATGGCGATCAAGGAATGCAACGACTGCCATAAGGGCGAAGGCATTGCACCCAACCACGACGCCGACTTTGTGCGGGGCCACCGGGTCCTGGCCAGCAGGGCGGGCAACAACTGCAGCCAGTGCCACGACCAGGCCTGGTGCCTCGACTGTCACCAGGGGGGCGGCACGGGCGACAGCCTGTCCCAAAGCAATGCGGGGCGCGATTACAAGCCGAAGACTCACCGCAGCGACTGGATCAGCATGCACCCGATCAAGGCGCAGGACAACCAGCAGCAATGCTACCGCTGCCATGACCAGAAATACTGCACGGCCTGCCACAGCAAGCTGCCCCAGACCGGCCTGAAATCGCTGGGCTTCAAATCCCACGACAACCAGCAGGGGGCTCGGTGGGGGATGGAGCATTCCGGCGAGGCGCGCCGGAATCTGCAAGCCTGCCAGACCTGCCATGCCGATGGCAACACCTGCAAGAAATGCCACAGCTCCGGCGGGGTAAGT is a window of Geobacter sp. FeAm09 DNA encoding:
- a CDS encoding exosortase system-associated protein, TIGR04073 family gives rise to the protein MKTNLLLSVMLLAVVLTVPVTARAEQQPEMIAEKMAVKLTRGVTNVATSIVEIPKQSMLTVRDMGKAGYVVGPLKGIGMTLYRGFIGVAEAVFFLVPQPGYYDPMIDPAYVWEGWDPKRDTSAIASQSGQEPSQQEAH
- a CDS encoding exosortase system-associated protein, TIGR04073 family, translating into MGQLRSLVATALLLAASLCVQPAQATDQFKTVETSTPQEVVGGMSVKMVRGVANATLGWWELPKQVYQTFHEEGVGMGLTVGPLKGLGMTLVRTLSGVGEVLTFPFPYPGFYAPYFEPEFVWQKERK
- the galU gene encoding UTP--glucose-1-phosphate uridylyltransferase GalU translates to MKVKKAVFPVAGLGTRFLPATKSSPKEMLPLIDKPLVQYVVEEAVASGIEQILFVTGRGKRAIEDHFDISIELEWHLEEKGKQKTLKAIREIAEMLDIFYVRQKKALGLGHAILCAKDFVGNEPFAVLLGDDIIDSERPCLRQLLDVFEERAGSVLALEKVPMENISSYGCVKANRLSEHVFQVEDMVEKPRQEEAPSDMAIIGRYVLTPRIFKILEQQEPGKGGEIQLTDAILKLSKEEAVYGCLFEGLRHDCGDKLGFLKATVDMALKRSEFKVEFERYLHQRLAQ
- a CDS encoding FmdB family zinc ribbon protein, producing MPVYEYCCSACNHQFELRQKFSDPPASECPKCGGAVEKMISATSFSLKGGGWFDQGYCPKTDAPKPAACAGGGCCGGH
- a CDS encoding cytochrome C, with product MKRIVLILALLGFGLVCLQQRSYADKKMSHTEYAKMAIKECNDCHKGEGIAPNHDADFVRGHRVLASRAGNNCSQCHDQAWCLDCHQGGGTGDSLSQSNAGRDYKPKTHRSDWISMHPIKAQDNQQQCYRCHDQKYCTACHSKLPQTGLKSLGFKSHDNQQGARWGMEHSGEARRNLQACQTCHADGNTCKKCHSSGGVSPHPRGFKAGNYKDRSNSKVCLQCHLPGRF